One Phaseolus vulgaris cultivar G19833 chromosome 4, P. vulgaris v2.0, whole genome shotgun sequence DNA window includes the following coding sequences:
- the LOC137837726 gene encoding uncharacterized protein isoform X4 yields the protein MDEEFEKIEVEYAPLCEGHEIDIDYEFDAPQFFFFTRQETDWDASEAEQWFEFAPSYPPSPFLLKTRWGNCSPSTEKEQDSDVDEDNCTDSSNGKTKPLSKSSSSRGKDFSFMKPTASHLAKQQKNLSEVRSPESFRFQRQNSSSTDCQLTKRQKLEAGYLRKAARLKHHILFTHKTKKVDHPAANSASKSNATTAKEPNLVTALRAHRHKSKTSAESGGPTQSSSQELKAKPFHKKILEGPAQILSKTKTSRPTQCQVRSSLKSNSISNTETRDLRRSNSNTVGSGKDKCRTSKKLRGSHDNKLSSKSERGVFRNIKVHPLEANDKESINKPPTELFSKLTLASEVKQTTKSSSKKQSMSKGSKENRPGSFQENEKMKVVKEGMQRSCGKQYQRVNEMGSLISKQTCMLEI from the exons ATGGATGAAGAGTTCGAGAAGATCGAGGTTGAATACGCGCCTCTTTGCGAGGGTCACGAGATTGACATTGATTACGAGTTCGACGCGCCACAGTTCTTTTTTTTCACGCGCCAAGAGACGGATTGGGACGCTTCCGAAGCAGAGCAATGGTTTGAATTCGCCCCGAGTTACCCACCTTCAC CGTTTCTCTTGAAGACGAGGTGGGGAAACTGTAGTCCTAGCACGGAGAAAGAACAAGATTCAGATGTTGATGAGGATAATTGCACAG atTCCTCAAATGGTAAGACAAAGCCTCTCAGCAAGTCAAGTTCATCTAGAGGTAAAGATTTCTCTTTCATGAAACCAACAGCAAGTCATTTGGCAAAGCAGCAGAAGAACCTTTCAGAAGTTCGGAGCCCTGAGTCCTTCAG GTTTCAGAGACAGAATTCTTCTTCAACAGATTGCCAATTAACCAAAAGGCAAAAGCTCGAAGCTGGTTACTTGCGCAAG GCTGCTCGTTTGAAGCATCACATTCTCTTTACTCATAAGACTAAGAAG GTTGATCACCCTGCTGCCAATTCAGCATCTAAATCAAATGCTACCACTGCTAAAGAACCTAACTTGGTGACAGCCCTCAGGGCACATAGACACAA GTCTAAAACCAGTGCTGAATCAGGTGGACCTACACAATCAAGTTCTCAGGAGCTTAAAGCAAAACCCTTTCATAAAAAA ATATTGGAGGGTCCTGCACAAATCTTGTCTAAGACCAAAACATCACGACCAACTCAATGTCAA GTGCGAAGTAGTCTGAAAAGCAATTCTATCTCAAATACCGAAACAAGGGATCTCAGAAG GTCAAACTCTAATACTGTGGGCTCAGGGAAGGACAAATGTAGAACCAGTAAAAAACTTCGAGGTAGCCATGATAATAAG CTCTCAAGTAAAAGTGAAAGAGGTGTCTTCCGAAATATCAAAGTACATCCATTG GAGGCAAATGACAAGGAATCTATAAATAAACCACCCACGGAATTATTTAGCAAG CTCACCTTGGCCTCTGAAGTGAAACAAACTACAAAATCATCATCAAAGAAGCAGTCAATGTCTAAG GGCTCGAAGGAGAATAGACCTGGATCCTTTCAAGAGAATGAG AAAATGAAAGTGGTGAAAGAAGGAATGCAGAGATCATGTGGGAAGCAGTATCAACGTGTGAATGAAATGGGGTCCCTCATCTCAAAGCAGACCTGTATGCTG GAAATATGA
- the LOC137837726 gene encoding uncharacterized protein isoform X1 translates to MDEEFEKIEVEYAPLCEGHEIDIDYEFDAPQFFFFTRQETDWDASEAEQWFEFAPSYPPSPFLLKTRWGNCSPSTEKEQDSDVDEDNCTDSSNGKTKPLSKSSSSRGKDFSFMKPTASHLAKQQKNLSEVRSPESFRFQRQNSSSTDCQLTKRQKLEAGYLRKAARLKHHILFTHKTKKVDHPAANSASKSNATTAKEPNLVTALRAHRHKSKTSAESGGPTQSSSQELKAKPFHKKILEGPAQILSKTKTSRPTQCQEFHLRTSQRAMQNTSNNVRSSLKSNSISNTETRDLRRSNSNTVGSGKDKCRTSKKLRGSHDNKQLSSKSERGVFRNIKVHPLEANDKESINKPPTELFSKLTLASEVKQTTKSSSKKQSMSKGSKENRPGSFQENEKMKVVKEGMQRSCGKQYQRVNEMGSLISKQTCMLEI, encoded by the exons ATGGATGAAGAGTTCGAGAAGATCGAGGTTGAATACGCGCCTCTTTGCGAGGGTCACGAGATTGACATTGATTACGAGTTCGACGCGCCACAGTTCTTTTTTTTCACGCGCCAAGAGACGGATTGGGACGCTTCCGAAGCAGAGCAATGGTTTGAATTCGCCCCGAGTTACCCACCTTCAC CGTTTCTCTTGAAGACGAGGTGGGGAAACTGTAGTCCTAGCACGGAGAAAGAACAAGATTCAGATGTTGATGAGGATAATTGCACAG atTCCTCAAATGGTAAGACAAAGCCTCTCAGCAAGTCAAGTTCATCTAGAGGTAAAGATTTCTCTTTCATGAAACCAACAGCAAGTCATTTGGCAAAGCAGCAGAAGAACCTTTCAGAAGTTCGGAGCCCTGAGTCCTTCAG GTTTCAGAGACAGAATTCTTCTTCAACAGATTGCCAATTAACCAAAAGGCAAAAGCTCGAAGCTGGTTACTTGCGCAAG GCTGCTCGTTTGAAGCATCACATTCTCTTTACTCATAAGACTAAGAAG GTTGATCACCCTGCTGCCAATTCAGCATCTAAATCAAATGCTACCACTGCTAAAGAACCTAACTTGGTGACAGCCCTCAGGGCACATAGACACAA GTCTAAAACCAGTGCTGAATCAGGTGGACCTACACAATCAAGTTCTCAGGAGCTTAAAGCAAAACCCTTTCATAAAAAA ATATTGGAGGGTCCTGCACAAATCTTGTCTAAGACCAAAACATCACGACCAACTCAATGTCAA GAGTTCCACTTGAGAACATCACAGAGGGCAATGCAGAACACATCTAATAAT GTGCGAAGTAGTCTGAAAAGCAATTCTATCTCAAATACCGAAACAAGGGATCTCAGAAG GTCAAACTCTAATACTGTGGGCTCAGGGAAGGACAAATGTAGAACCAGTAAAAAACTTCGAGGTAGCCATGATAATAAG CAGCTCTCAAGTAAAAGTGAAAGAGGTGTCTTCCGAAATATCAAAGTACATCCATTG GAGGCAAATGACAAGGAATCTATAAATAAACCACCCACGGAATTATTTAGCAAG CTCACCTTGGCCTCTGAAGTGAAACAAACTACAAAATCATCATCAAAGAAGCAGTCAATGTCTAAG GGCTCGAAGGAGAATAGACCTGGATCCTTTCAAGAGAATGAG AAAATGAAAGTGGTGAAAGAAGGAATGCAGAGATCATGTGGGAAGCAGTATCAACGTGTGAATGAAATGGGGTCCCTCATCTCAAAGCAGACCTGTATGCTG GAAATATGA
- the LOC137837728 gene encoding putative box C/D snoRNA protein SPCC613.07, whose protein sequence is MSSSVSQTEGQATIQKPSKGPTLCEECKSNPWKYTCPGCSLHSCSLPCVKSHKERTGCSGKRNQTLFVPLSKFDDDILLSDYNLLEEVKRVAESAQRMRSKLGIHSYFKLPHQLKSLKGAAVSRKTKLMFLPRGMSKREKNQSRYDQRKKFISWTIEWRFHSTDIVLHDHGVDENTSFYSVLEKHLKPGPWNNQLRPFCEVQLDCLRLFIRKYPKGPKSPFKEIDIKLPIRKQLADIFLLEFPVVFVFLPTHTINFEVITDVNTRKNKSPQKDSEENQIPQGLSFREEVIKDDSNSVDPQVFDIMKQVESNLLHEVMTQNRSSEIAPNDSTDKSLFEGDTGGDLPHSLTETNNINLSDDMVFDFDQDLMDFYTDILDQTNPNDLFDFDSEFANKTENKIDIIGASELFPPPNELEEGEIPE, encoded by the exons ATGTCTTCTTCTGTGTCACAAACCGAAGGACAAGCTACAATTCAAAAACCCTCGAAAGGACCAACATTGTGTGAAGAGTGCAAATCGAACCCATGGAAATACACGTGCCCCGGTTGCTCCTTACACTCGTGCAGTCTTCCTTGCGTGAAATCTCACAAAGAGCGAACTGGGTGCAGCGGGAAGAGGAACCAGACTCTGTTTGTTCCTCTTTCGAAGTTCGATGATGATATCCTTTTATCAG ATTATAATTTGCTGGAGGAGGTGAAGAGGGTGGCTGAATCTGCTCAGAGAATGAGATCTAAATTAGGCATTCATTCATATTTCAAGTTACCCCATCAACTTAAAAGCCTAAAGGGTGCTGCTGTGAGCAGGAAAACCAAACTGATGTTTCTACCTCGTGGAATGtcgaaaagagagaaaaatcaGTCTAGATAtgatcaaag GAAGAAGTTTATATCATGGACAATTGAATGGCGTTTTCACTCAACAGATATTGTTTTACATGACCATGG AGTTGATGAAAATACAAGCTTCTACTCCGTTCTAGAGAAGCACCTTAAACCTGGTCCTTGGAATAATCAGCTAAGGCCATTTTGTGAAGTTCAGCTGGATTGTCTAAGGCTTTTCATTCGTAAATACCCGAAG GGTCCCAAATCACCTTTCAAGGAGATAGATATTAAACTGCCAATCAGAAAGCAATTAGCAGATATATTCCTTTTGGAGTTTCccgttgtttttgttttcttgccGACTCACACAATCAATTTTGAAGTTATTACGGATGTCAATACAAGAAAGAATAAATCACCACAGAAAGACAGTGAAGAAAACCAAATCCCGCAAGGGTTATCATTTAGGGAGGAGGTGATAAAAGATGACAGCAACTCTGTAGATCCTCAGGTTTTTGATATCATGAAGCAAGTGGAATCAAATTTATTACATGAAGTGATGACCCAAAATAGGAGTTCTGAGATAGCACCAAATGATTCCACTGATAAGTCTCTGTTTGAAGGAGACACTGGGGGTGATCTTCCACATTCTTTGACAGAAACCAATAATATAAACTTATCTGATGACATGGTATTTGACTTCGATCAAGATTTGATGGATTTCTATACCGACATTCTGGATCAAACAAATCCTAATGATCTTTTTGATTTTGATAGTGAATTTGcgaataaaacagaaaataaaatagatataaTTGGTGCTAGTGAATTATTCCCTCCTCCAAATGAATTGGAGGAAGGGGAAATCCCAGAATAA
- the LOC137837726 gene encoding uncharacterized protein isoform X3 yields the protein MDEEFEKIEVEYAPLCEGHEIDIDYEFDAPQFFFFTRQETDWDASEAEQWFEFAPSYPPSPFLLKTRWGNCSPSTEKEQDSDVDEDNCTDSSNGKTKPLSKSSSSRGKDFSFMKPTASHLAKQQKNLSEVRSPESFRFQRQNSSSTDCQLTKRQKLEAGYLRKAARLKHHILFTHKTKKVDHPAANSASKSNATTAKEPNLVTALRAHRHKSKTSAESGGPTQSSSQELKAKPFHKKILEGPAQILSKTKTSRPTQCQVRSSLKSNSISNTETRDLRRSNSNTVGSGKDKCRTSKKLRGSHDNKQLSSKSERGVFRNIKVHPLEANDKESINKPPTELFSKLTLASEVKQTTKSSSKKQSMSKGSKENRPGSFQENEKMKVVKEGMQRSCGKQYQRVNEMGSLISKQTCMLEI from the exons ATGGATGAAGAGTTCGAGAAGATCGAGGTTGAATACGCGCCTCTTTGCGAGGGTCACGAGATTGACATTGATTACGAGTTCGACGCGCCACAGTTCTTTTTTTTCACGCGCCAAGAGACGGATTGGGACGCTTCCGAAGCAGAGCAATGGTTTGAATTCGCCCCGAGTTACCCACCTTCAC CGTTTCTCTTGAAGACGAGGTGGGGAAACTGTAGTCCTAGCACGGAGAAAGAACAAGATTCAGATGTTGATGAGGATAATTGCACAG atTCCTCAAATGGTAAGACAAAGCCTCTCAGCAAGTCAAGTTCATCTAGAGGTAAAGATTTCTCTTTCATGAAACCAACAGCAAGTCATTTGGCAAAGCAGCAGAAGAACCTTTCAGAAGTTCGGAGCCCTGAGTCCTTCAG GTTTCAGAGACAGAATTCTTCTTCAACAGATTGCCAATTAACCAAAAGGCAAAAGCTCGAAGCTGGTTACTTGCGCAAG GCTGCTCGTTTGAAGCATCACATTCTCTTTACTCATAAGACTAAGAAG GTTGATCACCCTGCTGCCAATTCAGCATCTAAATCAAATGCTACCACTGCTAAAGAACCTAACTTGGTGACAGCCCTCAGGGCACATAGACACAA GTCTAAAACCAGTGCTGAATCAGGTGGACCTACACAATCAAGTTCTCAGGAGCTTAAAGCAAAACCCTTTCATAAAAAA ATATTGGAGGGTCCTGCACAAATCTTGTCTAAGACCAAAACATCACGACCAACTCAATGTCAA GTGCGAAGTAGTCTGAAAAGCAATTCTATCTCAAATACCGAAACAAGGGATCTCAGAAG GTCAAACTCTAATACTGTGGGCTCAGGGAAGGACAAATGTAGAACCAGTAAAAAACTTCGAGGTAGCCATGATAATAAG CAGCTCTCAAGTAAAAGTGAAAGAGGTGTCTTCCGAAATATCAAAGTACATCCATTG GAGGCAAATGACAAGGAATCTATAAATAAACCACCCACGGAATTATTTAGCAAG CTCACCTTGGCCTCTGAAGTGAAACAAACTACAAAATCATCATCAAAGAAGCAGTCAATGTCTAAG GGCTCGAAGGAGAATAGACCTGGATCCTTTCAAGAGAATGAG AAAATGAAAGTGGTGAAAGAAGGAATGCAGAGATCATGTGGGAAGCAGTATCAACGTGTGAATGAAATGGGGTCCCTCATCTCAAAGCAGACCTGTATGCTG GAAATATGA
- the LOC137837726 gene encoding uncharacterized protein isoform X2 — MDEEFEKIEVEYAPLCEGHEIDIDYEFDAPQFFFFTRQETDWDASEAEQWFEFAPSYPPSPFLLKTRWGNCSPSTEKEQDSDVDEDNCTDSSNGKTKPLSKSSSSRGKDFSFMKPTASHLAKQQKNLSEVRSPESFRFQRQNSSSTDCQLTKRQKLEAGYLRKAARLKHHILFTHKTKKVDHPAANSASKSNATTAKEPNLVTALRAHRHKSKTSAESGGPTQSSSQELKAKPFHKKILEGPAQILSKTKTSRPTQCQEFHLRTSQRAMQNTSNNVRSSLKSNSISNTETRDLRRSNSNTVGSGKDKCRTSKKLRGSHDNKLSSKSERGVFRNIKVHPLEANDKESINKPPTELFSKLTLASEVKQTTKSSSKKQSMSKGSKENRPGSFQENEKMKVVKEGMQRSCGKQYQRVNEMGSLISKQTCMLEI; from the exons ATGGATGAAGAGTTCGAGAAGATCGAGGTTGAATACGCGCCTCTTTGCGAGGGTCACGAGATTGACATTGATTACGAGTTCGACGCGCCACAGTTCTTTTTTTTCACGCGCCAAGAGACGGATTGGGACGCTTCCGAAGCAGAGCAATGGTTTGAATTCGCCCCGAGTTACCCACCTTCAC CGTTTCTCTTGAAGACGAGGTGGGGAAACTGTAGTCCTAGCACGGAGAAAGAACAAGATTCAGATGTTGATGAGGATAATTGCACAG atTCCTCAAATGGTAAGACAAAGCCTCTCAGCAAGTCAAGTTCATCTAGAGGTAAAGATTTCTCTTTCATGAAACCAACAGCAAGTCATTTGGCAAAGCAGCAGAAGAACCTTTCAGAAGTTCGGAGCCCTGAGTCCTTCAG GTTTCAGAGACAGAATTCTTCTTCAACAGATTGCCAATTAACCAAAAGGCAAAAGCTCGAAGCTGGTTACTTGCGCAAG GCTGCTCGTTTGAAGCATCACATTCTCTTTACTCATAAGACTAAGAAG GTTGATCACCCTGCTGCCAATTCAGCATCTAAATCAAATGCTACCACTGCTAAAGAACCTAACTTGGTGACAGCCCTCAGGGCACATAGACACAA GTCTAAAACCAGTGCTGAATCAGGTGGACCTACACAATCAAGTTCTCAGGAGCTTAAAGCAAAACCCTTTCATAAAAAA ATATTGGAGGGTCCTGCACAAATCTTGTCTAAGACCAAAACATCACGACCAACTCAATGTCAA GAGTTCCACTTGAGAACATCACAGAGGGCAATGCAGAACACATCTAATAAT GTGCGAAGTAGTCTGAAAAGCAATTCTATCTCAAATACCGAAACAAGGGATCTCAGAAG GTCAAACTCTAATACTGTGGGCTCAGGGAAGGACAAATGTAGAACCAGTAAAAAACTTCGAGGTAGCCATGATAATAAG CTCTCAAGTAAAAGTGAAAGAGGTGTCTTCCGAAATATCAAAGTACATCCATTG GAGGCAAATGACAAGGAATCTATAAATAAACCACCCACGGAATTATTTAGCAAG CTCACCTTGGCCTCTGAAGTGAAACAAACTACAAAATCATCATCAAAGAAGCAGTCAATGTCTAAG GGCTCGAAGGAGAATAGACCTGGATCCTTTCAAGAGAATGAG AAAATGAAAGTGGTGAAAGAAGGAATGCAGAGATCATGTGGGAAGCAGTATCAACGTGTGAATGAAATGGGGTCCCTCATCTCAAAGCAGACCTGTATGCTG GAAATATGA